A single genomic interval of bacterium harbors:
- a CDS encoding DUF5320 domain-containing protein has protein sequence MPRGDGTGPTGMGPMTGRAAGFCAGFSVPGSASSSRRRGFRNGTSQGFQGRGFRSPGRPRVQGQTQPQPSGRGAGGCGWRYGFCVTGLPGWARFGR, from the coding sequence ATGCCAAGAGGAGATGGAACTGGTCCGACAGGAATGGGGCCAATGACTGGCCGTGCAGCAGGTTTCTGCGCGGGGTTTAGCGTGCCCGGCTCTGCGAGCTCCTCCCGCCGGCGTGGTTTCCGAAACGGAACCAGCCAGGGTTTCCAGGGCCGTGGCTTTCGATCGCCCGGCAGACCCAGAGTACAGGGCCAAACCCAGCCTCAGCCATCAGGCCGGGGAGCCGGTGGTTGCGGATGGCGGTACGGGTTCTGTGTCACCGGGCTGCCGGGCTGGGCTCGATTTGGCAGGTAG